One genomic region from Octopus sinensis linkage group LG13, ASM634580v1, whole genome shotgun sequence encodes:
- the LOC115218590 gene encoding E3 ubiquitin-protein ligase TRIM56-like: MSSPTLSQSGSTSSDCELLYEPTVLCTKCPSCLEMYIMPKVLDCFHTFCLPCLEKSQDDPSKIICSECSFVTHLPHGTLDLATDYAISNVLESSVLPRCSAHCTGCKNTDKVAVAKCYNCANLLCANCVMAHQFMHCFEGHKVLNFNEIHQLPDDYSPSERCVTCPKHPFKVLQSFCMTCNIPVCNDCAMSEHNSGHDCQLLLGVVDNQIEKLHQLQTKVKSRSKDLETISDKLKDIDFQLCSQYQKIQNDISTTYNYFRTVLDERKQELLQELEDTFSSKIMVLNKTDSKIQQTISQISHGCQFIKKLTKYANASEILLIKCFIEQQFQRILEYYPNLHCQEFDFEFLSNFSAIRAGVQNTFGSIHQTGDFDATDWNVESTRCPRRPYKTPDSKQFSCHSQQYNSPEKVYEKWNGALDISNEESVYPSPNNLSEFKTKLINSSFSTSSKPQIRRQKMIYHCKFGEFGTLDGQFTEPSGVAVNAQNDIVIADTNNHRIQIFDKDGRFKFQFGECGKRDGQLLYPNRVAIVKSSGDIVVTERSPTHQVQIYNQYGQFIRKFGSCVLQHPRGIAVDVKGRIVIVECKVMRVIIFDQFGTVINKFGCSQHLEFPNGVVVNDKEEIFISDNRAHCVKVFNYAGIFLRQVGGEGITNYPIGVGINSNGAIVIADNHNNFNVTIFTQSGQLINALESKVKHAQCFDVALLNGNSIILASKDYRIYIYRYSNYRQHSAL; encoded by the coding sequence ATGTCTTCACCAACCTTATCTCAGAGTGGATCCACCTCATCTGATTGTGAACTCCTTTATGAACCAACTGTATTATGTACCAAATGTCCCTCTTGCTTGGAGATGTATATAATGCCCAAAGTCCTTGATTGTTTCCATACATTTTGTCTTCCTTGTCTGGAAAAGAGTCAGGATGATCCGAGCAAGATCATCTGTTCAGAATGTTCTTTTGTAACCCATCTACCCCATGGTACCCTGGATTTGGCAACTGATTATGCTATTAGTAATGTTCTTGAGTCTTCGGTGCTGCCACGTTGTTCAGCACATTGTACTGGTTGTAAGAACACAGATAAGGTAGCCGTTGCCAAATGCTATAATTGTGCCAATCTGCTTTGTGCCAACTGTGTCATGGCTCATCAGTTCATGCACTGCTTCGAAGGTCATAAAGTGTTGAATTTCAATGAAATACACCAGCTTCCTGATGACTATTCCCCATCCGAAAGATGTGTAACCTGTCCCAAACATCCATTCAAAGTGCTGCAATCTTTCTGTATGACTTGCAATATTCCGGTTTGTAACGATTGTGCAATGTCTGAGCATAATTCTGGCCATGATTGTCAGTTGTTGTTAGGTGTTGTTGATAATCAAATTGAGAAACTCCACCAACTACAGACTAAAGTAAAATCCAGATCAAAAGACCTTGAAACTATTTCGGACAAACTAAAAGACATTGATTTTCAGTTATGTTCGCAATATCAAAAAATCCAAAATGATATCAGTACAACTTATAATTACTTTCGAACAGTTTTGGATGAACGTAAACAGGAATTGCTACAAGAACTCGAAGACACATTTAGCAGCAAGATCATGGTTTTAAACAAGACGGACTCTAAAATCCAGCAAACCATTTCTCAAATCTCTCATGGTTGTCAGTTTATTAAAAAACTGACCAAATATGCTAATGCTTCCGAGATAttgttaataaaatgttttattgagcAACAATTTCAGAGAATTCTGGAATATTATCCAAATCTACATTGTCAAGAATTTGATTTTGAATTCTTATCTAATTTCTCTGCCATTCGAGCTGGTGTTCAAAATACATTTGGTTCTATTCATCAAACTGGTGACTTTGATGCAACTGATTGGAACGTGGAGTCGACAAGATGCCCAAGAAGACCATATAAAACTCCAGATAGTAAACAATTCTCTTGCCACAGTCAACAGTATAACTCTCCAGAAAAAGTCTATGAGAAATGGAATGGTGCCTTAGATATTTCAAATGAAGAATCTGTTTATCCATCACCTAACAATTTGTCAGAGTTCAAAACTAAATTAATAAATTCTTCCTTTTCTACGTCCTCAAAACCACAGATAAGACgtcagaaaatgatttatcatTGTAAGTTTGGTGAATTTGGAACCCTTGATGGCCAATTTACAGAACCAAGTGGTGTAGCTGTCAATGCTCAAAATGATATTGTCATTGCTGATACAAATAACCATCGCATTCAAATATTTGACAAAGATGGTCGGTTCAAGTTTCAATTTGGTGAATGTGGCAAAAGAGATGGCCAGCTTCTTTATCCCAACAGAGTAGCAATTGTGAAGTCTTCAGGAGATATAGTTGTCACAGAGAGGAGCCCAACCCATCAAGTTCAAATTTATAACCAATATGGACAATTTATTCGCAAATTTGGTTCTTGTGTGTTACAGCATCCTCGTGGCATTGCTGTTGATGTCAAAGGAAGAATCGTTATTGTTGAGTGCAAAGTTATGCGTGTAATTATCTTTGATCAGTTTGGTACTGTGATAAACAAATTTGGTTGCTCCCAACATTTAGAATTTCCAAATGGAGTTGTGGTGAATGAcaaagaggaaatctttataaGTGACAACCGTGCCCATTGCGTGAAAGTATTTAATTATGCAGGCATATTTTTGCGTCAAGTTGGTGGTGAAGGAATTACTAATTATCCGATTGGTGTGGGAATAAATTCAAATGGGGCCATAGTAATTGCTGACAAccataataatttcaatgtcacaaTTTTTACACAATCTGGTCAGCTTATAAATGCTCTGGAAAGTAAAGTGAAGCATGCTCAGTGCTTTGATGTGGCTCTTCTCAATGGGAATTCAATAATCCTCGCAAGTAAGGATTATAGGATTTATATCTACCGTTACTCAAATTACAGACAGCATTCTGCGTTGTGA